One window of Mesorhizobium sp. WSM4904 genomic DNA carries:
- the rpsK gene encoding 30S ribosomal protein S11: MAKEAARVRRRERKNISSGVAHVNSTFNNTMITITDAQGNSIAWSSAGAQGFKGSRKSTPFAAQMAAEDVAKKAQEHGMRMLEVEVCGPGSGRESALRALQAAGFTITSIRDVTPIPHNGCRPRKKRRV, encoded by the coding sequence ATGGCCAAGGAAGCCGCTCGTGTTCGCCGTCGCGAACGCAAGAACATCTCGTCGGGCGTTGCCCACGTCAATTCGACTTTCAACAACACGATGATCACCATCACCGACGCGCAGGGCAATTCGATTGCCTGGTCGTCGGCCGGTGCCCAGGGCTTCAAGGGTTCGCGCAAGTCGACCCCGTTCGCCGCCCAGATGGCGGCCGAGGACGTTGCCAAGAAGGCCCAGGAACACGGCATGCGCATGCTCGAGGTCGAGGTCTGCGGACCCGGCTCCGGCCGCGAATCGGCGCTGCGCGCCCTGCAGGCCGCCGGCTTCACCATCACCTCGATCCGTGATGTGACGCCGATCCCGCACAATGGCTGCCGCCCGCGCAAGAAGCGCCGCGTCTAA
- a CDS encoding DNA-directed RNA polymerase subunit alpha, which produces MIQKNWQELIKPNKIEFSSKKKTLTTLVAEPLERGFGLTLGNALRRVLLSSLRGAAVTAVQIDGVLHEFSSIAGVREDVTDIVLNIKEIAIRMEGDGPKRMVVRKQGPGAVLAGDIQTVGDVEILNPDHVICTLDEGAEIRMEFTVDTGKGYVPAERNRAEDAPIGLIPVDSLYSPVKKVSYKVENTREGQVLDYDKLTMTIETDGSISGEDAVAFAARILQDQLSLFVNFDEPQKEVATEAVTELAFNPALLKKVDELELSVRSANCLKNDNIVYIGDLIQKTEAEMLRTPNFGRKSLNEIKEVLAAMGLHLGMEVPDWPPENIEDLAKRYEDQY; this is translated from the coding sequence ATGATCCAGAAAAACTGGCAGGAACTGATCAAGCCGAACAAGATCGAGTTCTCGTCGAAGAAGAAGACGCTGACGACGCTGGTGGCCGAGCCGCTCGAGCGCGGCTTCGGCCTCACTCTCGGCAACGCGCTGCGGCGCGTGCTTCTGTCTTCGCTGCGCGGCGCGGCCGTCACCGCCGTGCAGATCGACGGCGTGCTGCATGAATTCTCGTCGATCGCCGGCGTGCGCGAGGACGTGACCGACATCGTGCTCAACATCAAGGAAATCGCCATCCGCATGGAAGGCGACGGTCCCAAGCGCATGGTCGTGCGCAAGCAGGGCCCGGGCGCCGTGCTCGCCGGCGACATTCAGACCGTCGGCGACGTCGAGATTCTCAACCCCGACCACGTGATCTGCACGCTGGACGAGGGTGCGGAGATCCGCATGGAGTTCACCGTCGACACCGGCAAGGGCTACGTGCCGGCCGAGCGCAACCGCGCCGAGGATGCGCCGATCGGCCTTATCCCGGTCGACAGCCTCTACTCGCCGGTCAAGAAGGTCTCCTACAAGGTCGAGAACACCCGCGAGGGCCAGGTGCTCGACTATGACAAGCTGACCATGACCATCGAGACCGACGGTTCGATCTCGGGCGAGGACGCCGTGGCTTTCGCTGCCCGCATCCTGCAGGACCAGCTCAGCCTGTTCGTCAACTTCGACGAGCCGCAGAAGGAAGTCGCCACCGAGGCCGTCACCGAGCTCGCCTTCAACCCGGCGCTGCTCAAGAAGGTCGACGAGCTCGAGCTTTCGGTGCGTTCGGCCAACTGCCTGAAGAACGACAACATCGTCTATATCGGCGACCTGATCCAGAAGACCGAAGCCGAGATGCTGCGCACTCCGAACTTCGGCCGCAAGTCGCTGAACGAGATCAAGGAAGTGCTGGCGGCGATGGGCCTGCACCTCGGCATGGAAGTGCCGGATTGGCCGCCGGAAAACATCGAAGACCTCGCAAAACGTTACGAAGACCAATATTGA
- the rplQ gene encoding 50S ribosomal protein L17 translates to MRHGFKGRRFARSVSHRKSMFANLAVSLIEHEQIVTTLPKAKDLRPIVEKLVTLGKRGDLHARRQVIAQIGNEGVVKRLFETIAPRYATRNGGYLRIMKAGFRKGDNAAMAVIEFVDRDTSAKGAADRARLEAEGGNEDAAAA, encoded by the coding sequence ATGCGCCACGGTTTCAAAGGCCGTCGCTTCGCCCGCAGCGTAAGCCACCGCAAGTCGATGTTCGCCAACCTCGCCGTGTCTCTGATCGAGCACGAGCAGATCGTCACCACCCTGCCGAAGGCGAAGGACCTGCGTCCGATCGTCGAGAAGCTGGTGACGCTCGGCAAGCGCGGCGACCTGCACGCCCGCCGCCAGGTGATCGCGCAGATCGGCAATGAAGGCGTCGTCAAGCGCCTGTTCGAGACCATCGCCCCGCGCTACGCCACCCGCAACGGCGGCTATCTGCGCATCATGAAGGCGGGCTTCCGCAAGGGCGACAACGCCGCCATGGCGGTCATCGAATTCGTCGACCGCGACACCTCGGCCAAGGGCGCCGCCGACCGTGCCCGCCTCGAGGCCGAAGGTGGCAACGAGGATGCCGCGGCCGCGTAA
- a CDS encoding DegQ family serine endoprotease — protein sequence MHLKRLFLIAVCALAAFAAAPGVRQALAEDAAKPADPGLSDVLTDLLHGVEGENATSGPDKRVPFGREEVQLSFAPLVKQTAPAVVNVYASQTAKVTSPFEGDPFFEEFFGRAQPRAQSSLGSGVLVDPSGVIVTNYHVIKDADEVKVATADGREFTSKVMLKDETLDLAVLKIAADKPFPVIAIGDSDALEVGDLVLAIGNPFGVGQTTTSGIVSALARSHIGVSDSGYFIQTDAAINPGNSGGALINMGGQLVGINTAIYSRSGGSIGIGFAIPANMVRAFADAAKAGLDFFERPYIGAEFEAVTPQIAESLGMEKPTGALVSSVDAAGPAGKAGLKPGDVVLSLNNTPVEGIEALDYRMATLSIGTKATFAVLSKGKQATLEIPLERAPEGAKPTEVTLHGRSPFAGAKVAELSPRLAQRLGLRTDLKGVTVVDINRDSPAADFGFQPGDIVREVNGTSIDSAAALAQIAQQDTRWWRFTVERGGQTLRQVLRY from the coding sequence ATGCACCTCAAACGGCTGTTTCTCATTGCAGTTTGCGCGCTTGCCGCTTTCGCTGCGGCGCCTGGCGTCAGACAGGCATTGGCCGAGGACGCCGCCAAGCCGGCCGATCCCGGCCTCTCCGACGTGCTGACCGATCTGTTGCATGGCGTCGAAGGCGAGAACGCCACCTCCGGCCCGGACAAGCGCGTGCCCTTCGGTCGCGAGGAGGTGCAGCTTTCCTTCGCGCCCCTGGTCAAGCAGACGGCGCCGGCCGTGGTCAATGTCTATGCCTCGCAGACCGCGAAGGTGACCTCTCCCTTCGAGGGCGATCCCTTCTTCGAGGAATTCTTCGGCCGCGCCCAGCCGCGCGCGCAGTCCTCGCTGGGCTCCGGCGTGCTGGTCGATCCGAGCGGCGTCATCGTCACCAACTACCATGTCATCAAGGACGCCGACGAGGTGAAGGTCGCGACCGCCGATGGGCGCGAGTTCACCAGCAAGGTCATGCTGAAGGACGAGACGCTCGACCTCGCCGTGCTCAAGATCGCGGCCGACAAGCCGTTCCCGGTTATCGCCATCGGTGATTCCGATGCGCTCGAGGTCGGCGACCTGGTGCTCGCCATCGGCAATCCGTTCGGCGTCGGCCAGACCACCACCAGCGGCATTGTGTCGGCACTTGCCCGCAGCCACATCGGCGTCTCGGATTCGGGCTACTTCATCCAGACCGACGCCGCCATCAACCCGGGCAATTCCGGCGGCGCGCTGATCAACATGGGCGGCCAGTTGGTCGGCATCAACACGGCGATCTACAGCCGCAGCGGCGGCTCGATCGGCATCGGCTTCGCTATTCCCGCGAACATGGTGCGCGCCTTCGCCGACGCCGCCAAAGCTGGCCTCGACTTCTTCGAGCGACCCTATATCGGCGCCGAGTTCGAGGCGGTGACGCCGCAGATCGCCGAATCGCTCGGCATGGAGAAGCCGACCGGCGCGCTGGTCTCGTCGGTCGATGCGGCGGGACCCGCCGGCAAGGCCGGGCTCAAGCCCGGCGACGTCGTGCTGTCGCTCAACAACACGCCCGTCGAAGGCATCGAGGCGCTGGACTACCGCATGGCGACGCTGTCGATCGGCACCAAGGCCACCTTCGCAGTGCTGAGCAAGGGCAAGCAGGCGACGCTGGAGATTCCGCTGGAGCGCGCGCCGGAAGGCGCTAAGCCGACCGAGGTGACATTGCACGGCCGCAGCCCCTTCGCCGGCGCCAAAGTGGCGGAGCTGTCGCCGCGGCTCGCGCAGCGGCTCGGCCTGCGCACCGATTTGAAGGGCGTCACCGTGGTCGACATCAACCGCGATTCACCGGCCGCCGATTTCGGCTTTCAGCCCGGCGATATTGTGCGCGAGGTGAACGGCACGAGCATCGACTCCGCGGCAGCGTTGGCACAGATTGCTCAGCAGGATACGCGCTGGTGGCGCTTTACCGTCGAACGTGGCGGGCAGACACTGCGCCAGGTGTTGCGTTATTGA
- the secY gene encoding preprotein translocase subunit SecY: MASAAEQLASNLNFAAFAKAEDLKKRIWFTIGALLVYRLGTYIPLPGINPDAFAQAFSSQSKGVLGMFNMFAGGAVQRMAIFALGIMPYISASIIMQLMTSVIPSLESLKKEGEQGRKIINQYTRYGTVLLALVQAYGISIGLEGGNGIVNDPGMFFRISTVVTLVGGTMFLMWLGEQITARGIGNGISLIIFSGIVAGLPRAISGTLELGRTGALSTSLILAIIVLAVVVIGVIVFFERAQRRLLIQYPKRQVGNRMFQGDTSHLPLKLNTSGVIPPIFASSLLLLPATVAGFSQTTNLPAWASTVLASLGHGQPLYMAFYAAMIIFFAFFYTAIVFNPKDTADQLKKHSGFIPGYRPGERTAEYIDYVLTRITVIGAIYLVLVCLLPEFLISATGVPFYLGGTSLLIVVSVTLDTVAQIQGHLIAHQYEGLIKKSKLRGGKRSR, from the coding sequence ATGGCTTCGGCTGCTGAACAACTAGCCTCCAATCTGAATTTTGCGGCCTTCGCCAAGGCCGAGGATCTGAAGAAGCGCATCTGGTTCACCATCGGCGCGCTGCTCGTTTACCGCCTCGGCACCTACATCCCGCTTCCCGGCATCAATCCCGACGCTTTCGCGCAAGCCTTCTCCTCGCAGAGCAAGGGCGTGCTCGGCATGTTCAACATGTTTGCCGGCGGCGCCGTGCAGCGCATGGCGATCTTCGCGCTCGGCATCATGCCCTACATCTCCGCTTCCATCATCATGCAGCTGATGACCTCGGTCATCCCGTCGCTGGAATCGCTGAAGAAGGAAGGCGAGCAGGGCCGCAAGATCATCAACCAGTACACGCGCTACGGCACCGTGCTGCTTGCCCTGGTGCAGGCCTACGGCATTTCGATCGGCCTCGAGGGCGGCAACGGCATCGTCAACGATCCGGGCATGTTCTTCCGCATCTCGACCGTCGTCACGCTCGTCGGCGGCACCATGTTCCTGATGTGGCTCGGCGAGCAGATCACCGCGCGCGGCATCGGCAACGGCATTTCGCTGATCATCTTCTCTGGCATCGTCGCCGGCCTCCCGCGCGCCATTTCCGGCACACTGGAACTCGGCCGCACCGGCGCGCTGTCCACGAGCCTCATCCTGGCGATCATCGTGCTCGCCGTCGTCGTCATCGGCGTGATTGTCTTCTTCGAGCGCGCCCAGCGTCGCCTGCTCATCCAGTATCCAAAGCGGCAGGTCGGCAACCGCATGTTCCAGGGCGATACCTCGCACCTGCCGCTGAAGCTCAACACCTCGGGCGTCATCCCGCCGATCTTCGCGTCCTCGCTGCTGCTTCTGCCGGCAACGGTCGCCGGCTTCTCGCAGACGACGAACCTGCCGGCCTGGGCTAGCACGGTTCTGGCCTCTCTAGGTCACGGCCAGCCGCTCTACATGGCGTTCTACGCCGCGATGATCATCTTCTTTGCCTTCTTCTATACGGCGATCGTCTTCAACCCGAAGGACACGGCCGACCAGCTCAAGAAGCATTCCGGCTTCATCCCCGGCTATCGGCCGGGTGAGCGCACCGCCGAATATATCGACTATGTTCTGACGCGTATCACCGTCATCGGCGCCATCTACCTGGTGCTGGTGTGTCTGCTGCCTGAGTTCCTGATTTCAGCGACTGGCGTACCTTTCTACCTCGGTGGCACATCGCTTCTGATCGTGGTCAGTGTCACGCTCGACACGGTGGCGCAGATTCAGGGTCACCTGATCGCGCACCAGTATGAGGGCCTGATCAAGAAGTCGAAGTTGCGCGGGGGTAAGAGGAGCAGATGA
- the rpsM gene encoding 30S ribosomal protein S13, with amino-acid sequence MARIAGVNIPTNKRVVIALQYIHGIGKKFAQEIVDKVGIPADRRVNQLTDAEVLQIRETIDRDYQVEGDLRREVSMNIKRLMDLGCYRGLRHRRSLPVRGQRTHTNARTRKGPAKAIAGKKK; translated from the coding sequence ATGGCTCGTATAGCCGGCGTCAACATTCCGACCAACAAGCGCGTCGTCATTGCGCTTCAGTACATTCACGGCATCGGCAAGAAGTTTGCCCAGGAGATCGTCGACAAGGTCGGCATCCCGGCGGACCGCCGCGTCAATCAGCTGACCGACGCGGAAGTGCTGCAGATCCGCGAGACGATCGACCGCGACTACCAGGTCGAAGGCGACCTGCGCCGCGAAGTCTCGATGAACATCAAGCGGCTCATGGATCTCGGCTGCTACCGCGGCCTGCGTCACCGCCGCTCGCTGCCGGTCCGCGGTCAGCGCACGCACACCAATGCGCGCACCCGCAAGGGCCCGGCCAAAGCGATCGCCGGCAAGAAGAAGTAA
- a CDS encoding aspartyl/asparaginyl beta-hydroxylase domain-containing protein, translating to MTKQTVKTIRKAAIAVLLLALGFYFIPILTAIFIVCGLIDIMRNDQKNWKLFDRYFLGNGLFTWLLSPFNLIVDLLCYRNPGVWKPEQFPEDYQREINEVLGVFKARKEEIIADIDANFGTGRRGMYVYQWYGKHKIDNVPEFNKDFKYIKTIAVSVFSGRESTSWHFGPLRLSLRILYNLIPVKAEIFVQCGSKKNYWYDNPLFIFDDTLFHRSVNEYDGRRYCVFVDIIRPSPFPGLIAGLLAIVSVSVERINSVFYKNWKMIGSSKPKKAAAN from the coding sequence ATGACAAAGCAAACCGTTAAGACCATTCGTAAGGCTGCGATCGCAGTCCTGCTGCTTGCGCTCGGCTTCTACTTCATCCCGATCCTGACGGCGATCTTCATCGTCTGCGGCCTGATCGACATCATGCGCAACGATCAGAAGAACTGGAAGCTGTTCGACCGCTATTTCCTCGGCAACGGCCTGTTCACCTGGCTGCTCTCGCCATTCAACCTGATCGTCGATCTTCTGTGCTACCGCAATCCGGGCGTCTGGAAACCCGAGCAGTTCCCGGAAGACTATCAGCGCGAGATCAACGAGGTGCTGGGCGTCTTCAAGGCGCGCAAGGAAGAGATCATCGCCGACATCGACGCCAATTTCGGCACCGGCAGGCGCGGCATGTATGTCTATCAGTGGTACGGCAAGCACAAGATCGACAACGTCCCCGAATTCAACAAGGACTTCAAATACATCAAGACGATCGCCGTCTCGGTCTTCAGCGGCCGTGAATCGACCTCGTGGCATTTCGGGCCGCTGCGGCTCAGCCTGCGCATTCTCTACAATCTGATCCCGGTGAAGGCTGAGATCTTCGTCCAGTGCGGCAGCAAGAAGAACTACTGGTACGACAATCCGCTGTTCATCTTCGACGACACGCTGTTCCATCGCTCGGTCAACGAATATGACGGCCGCCGCTACTGCGTCTTCGTCGACATCATCCGGCCGTCTCCGTTCCCGGGCCTGATCGCTGGACTTCTGGCGATCGTTTCGGTCAGTGTCGAGCGCATCAATTCCGTCTTCTACAAGAACTGGAAGATGATCGGTTCGTCCAAGCCGAAGAAGGCTGCCGCCAACTGA
- a CDS encoding replication-associated recombination protein A, with protein MADLFSSDEPEKAPPGRPLADRLRPKNLGEVVGQEHLTGPDGALTRLINSGTLGSMIFWGPPGTGKTTVARLLAGETHLAFEQISAVFSGVADLKKVFEAAKLRRANGRQTLLFVDEIHRFNRAQQDGFLPVMEDGTVVLVGATTENPSFELNAALLSRARVLVFRSLGEESIAKLLARAEEAEGRALPLDGEARAMLIRMSDGDGRASLTLAEEVWRAAKPGEVFAPEGLQRVIQRRAPIYDKGQDGHYNLISALHKSVRGSDPDAALYYLARMFDAGEDPLYLGRRLVRMAVEDIGLADPQALVVANAAKDAYDYLGSPEGELAFAEAAVYLATAPKSNAVYTAFKAATQAAKEFGSLLPPKHILNAPTKLMKEEDYGAGYRYDHDEPDAFSGQDYFPEKMGRRTFYDPPERGFERDIRKRLEYWAKLRKERE; from the coding sequence ATGGCCGATCTGTTCAGTTCCGATGAACCGGAGAAAGCGCCGCCCGGCCGGCCGCTGGCCGACCGGCTGCGTCCGAAGAACCTTGGCGAGGTCGTAGGCCAGGAGCATCTGACCGGCCCAGACGGGGCGCTGACGCGGCTGATCAATTCCGGCACGCTCGGCTCGATGATCTTCTGGGGCCCGCCCGGCACCGGCAAGACGACGGTGGCGCGGCTGCTCGCCGGCGAAACCCATCTTGCCTTCGAGCAGATATCGGCGGTGTTTTCCGGCGTCGCCGACCTGAAGAAAGTGTTCGAGGCGGCGAAGCTGCGCCGCGCCAATGGCCGCCAGACGCTGCTTTTCGTCGACGAGATCCATCGCTTCAATCGCGCCCAGCAGGACGGCTTTTTGCCCGTCATGGAGGACGGCACCGTGGTGCTGGTCGGCGCCACCACCGAGAACCCGTCCTTCGAGCTGAACGCCGCGCTTTTGTCCCGCGCGCGGGTGCTGGTGTTCCGTTCCCTTGGCGAGGAGAGCATCGCCAAGCTCCTGGCGCGGGCCGAGGAGGCAGAGGGCAGGGCGCTGCCGCTCGACGGCGAGGCACGGGCCATGCTGATCCGCATGAGCGACGGCGACGGCCGCGCCTCGCTGACGCTCGCCGAGGAAGTCTGGCGCGCCGCCAAGCCCGGCGAGGTGTTCGCTCCGGAGGGCCTGCAGCGCGTCATCCAGCGCCGCGCGCCGATCTACGACAAGGGCCAGGACGGCCATTACAATCTGATCTCGGCGCTGCACAAATCGGTGCGCGGATCGGACCCGGACGCCGCGCTCTACTATCTCGCCCGTATGTTCGATGCCGGCGAGGATCCGCTCTATCTTGGCCGCCGGCTGGTGCGCATGGCGGTGGAGGATATCGGCCTGGCCGATCCGCAGGCGCTGGTCGTCGCCAATGCCGCCAAGGATGCCTATGACTATCTCGGCTCTCCCGAGGGCGAGCTCGCCTTCGCCGAGGCCGCCGTCTATCTCGCCACCGCGCCCAAGTCGAACGCCGTCTACACCGCCTTCAAGGCGGCGACACAAGCGGCCAAGGAGTTCGGCTCGCTGCTGCCGCCCAAACATATCCTCAACGCGCCGACAAAGCTGATGAAGGAAGAGGATTACGGCGCCGGCTATCGCTACGACCATGACGAGCCGGATGCCTTTTCCGGTCAGGATTATTTCCCGGAAAAGATGGGCCGCCGCACCTTCTACGATCCGCCCGAGCGTGGTTTCGAACGCGATATCAGGAAGCGGCTGGAATACTGGGCAAAGCTGCGCAAAGAGCGGGAGTAA
- the adh gene encoding aldehyde dehydrogenase produces the protein MNKVEFSRTAKVPFARRYDNFIGGKWTAPHSGKYFENISPVTGRPLCEIARSDATDIEAALDAAHKAKDAWGKTSPAERALILHRIADRMEENLDLLALAETWDNGKPIRETTAADLPLAVDHFRYFAGVLRSQEGSISEIDHDTVAYHFHEPLGVVGQIIPWNFPLLMACWKLAPALAAGNCVVLKPAEQTPATIMLWADLIGDLLPEGVLNIVNGFGLEAGKPLASSNRIAKIAFTGETTTGRLISQYASQNLIPVTLELGGKSPNIFFQDVTAEDDDFFDKAIEGFVMFALNQGEVCTCPSRALVHEKIYDRFIERALKRVEAIVQGDPLDPATMIGAQASSEQLEKILSYFDIGRQEGAEVLTGGEQNHLPGDLAGGYYVKPTVFKGNNKMRIFQEEIFGPVVSVTTFKDDDEALSIANDTLYGLGAGIWSRDANRCYRFGRAIQAGRVWTNCYHAYPAHAAFGGYKQSGIGRETHKMMLDHYQQTKNMLVSYSPKKLGFF, from the coding sequence ATGAACAAGGTAGAATTTTCGCGCACAGCCAAGGTTCCTTTCGCCAGGCGTTACGACAACTTCATCGGCGGCAAGTGGACGGCGCCTCACTCCGGCAAATATTTCGAGAATATCTCGCCGGTTACAGGGCGGCCCTTGTGTGAAATCGCCCGCTCGGATGCGACGGACATCGAGGCGGCGCTCGATGCCGCGCACAAGGCCAAGGATGCCTGGGGCAAGACCAGCCCAGCGGAGCGCGCGCTGATCCTCCATCGCATCGCCGATCGCATGGAAGAGAATCTCGACCTGCTGGCGCTCGCCGAGACTTGGGACAACGGCAAGCCGATCCGCGAGACGACCGCGGCCGACCTGCCGCTGGCTGTCGACCATTTCCGCTATTTCGCCGGCGTGCTCCGCAGCCAGGAAGGCTCGATCTCCGAGATCGACCACGACACCGTCGCCTATCACTTCCATGAGCCGCTCGGTGTCGTCGGCCAAATCATTCCGTGGAATTTCCCGCTGCTGATGGCCTGCTGGAAGCTGGCGCCCGCTCTGGCCGCCGGCAATTGCGTCGTGCTGAAGCCGGCCGAGCAGACCCCGGCTACGATCATGCTGTGGGCCGACCTCATCGGCGACCTGCTGCCGGAAGGCGTGCTCAATATCGTCAACGGCTTCGGCCTCGAGGCCGGCAAGCCGCTCGCATCCTCCAACCGTATCGCCAAGATCGCCTTCACCGGCGAGACGACGACCGGCCGTCTGATCTCGCAATATGCCAGCCAGAACCTCATTCCGGTGACGCTCGAGCTCGGCGGCAAGTCGCCCAACATCTTCTTCCAGGACGTGACGGCCGAGGACGACGACTTCTTCGACAAGGCGATCGAGGGCTTCGTCATGTTCGCCCTCAACCAGGGCGAGGTCTGCACGTGCCCGAGCCGCGCGCTGGTGCATGAGAAGATCTACGACAGGTTCATCGAGCGCGCCCTGAAGCGCGTCGAGGCGATCGTCCAGGGCGACCCGCTCGACCCGGCGACCATGATCGGCGCGCAGGCTTCGAGCGAGCAACTGGAGAAGATCCTCTCCTACTTCGACATCGGCCGCCAGGAAGGGGCCGAAGTGCTGACCGGCGGCGAACAGAACCACCTGCCGGGCGACCTTGCCGGCGGCTACTACGTCAAGCCGACCGTGTTCAAGGGCAACAACAAGATGCGCATCTTCCAGGAGGAGATTTTCGGCCCGGTGGTGTCGGTGACGACCTTCAAGGACGACGACGAGGCGCTGTCGATCGCCAACGACACGCTCTATGGGCTCGGCGCCGGCATCTGGAGCCGCGACGCGAACCGCTGTTACCGCTTCGGCCGCGCCATCCAGGCCGGCCGCGTCTGGACGAACTGCTATCACGCCTATCCGGCGCATGCCGCCTTCGGCGGCTACAAGCAGTCCGGCATCGGCCGCGAGACGCACAAGATGATGCTCGACCACTATCAGCAGACCAAGAACATGCTGGTCAGCTACAGCCCGAAGAAGCTCGGCTTCTTCTGA
- a CDS encoding helix-turn-helix domain-containing protein, with protein MGRESAVHADLVQASIAKSDAAHSALVASWRRSLQLHHLDPAERKAPRRLTEGELRGARQRMEQMIRAAETSLNRLYLAVGGVGCCVMLADRDGIPLERRGAVADDETFDEWGLWTGTVWSEESEGTNGIGTCIADQRALTIHRDQHFFSRNTLLSCTTAPVYDHEGNLAAALDVSSCRADLTEGFVQLIAVAVGDAARRIEAENFRMVFSGARILLAPAAERTAGALIAVDSDDLVIGATRNARLAFGITREVLAKGLLAADILGDTPGAREDFDDAERGVLQRALARAGGNVSAAAQSLGISRATLHRKLARFAIRRPH; from the coding sequence ATCGGACGGGAATCAGCCGTGCATGCGGATTTGGTCCAGGCCTCGATCGCGAAAAGCGACGCGGCCCATTCGGCGCTGGTCGCATCATGGCGGCGCTCCCTGCAATTACATCACCTTGATCCCGCGGAGCGCAAGGCGCCCAGGCGGTTGACCGAAGGCGAGCTGAGAGGGGCCCGGCAGCGCATGGAGCAAATGATCCGCGCCGCCGAGACAAGCCTCAACCGCCTCTACCTCGCCGTCGGCGGTGTTGGCTGCTGCGTGATGCTGGCCGACCGCGACGGCATTCCCCTCGAGCGCAGGGGCGCCGTTGCCGATGACGAGACCTTCGACGAATGGGGCCTGTGGACCGGCACGGTCTGGAGCGAGGAGAGCGAGGGCACCAACGGGATCGGTACCTGCATTGCCGACCAGCGGGCTCTCACCATTCATCGCGACCAGCACTTCTTTTCCCGCAACACGCTGCTCAGTTGCACGACGGCGCCGGTCTATGATCACGAAGGCAATCTGGCGGCGGCACTCGACGTGTCGTCTTGCCGGGCGGATCTGACGGAGGGTTTCGTTCAGCTCATAGCCGTCGCCGTGGGCGATGCCGCGCGTCGCATCGAGGCCGAGAATTTCCGCATGGTCTTTTCAGGCGCCCGCATTCTGTTGGCCCCGGCCGCCGAGCGCACCGCCGGCGCGCTCATTGCGGTCGACTCGGATGATCTGGTGATCGGTGCGACGCGCAACGCGCGCCTGGCGTTCGGCATAACGCGCGAAGTCCTGGCCAAGGGGCTGCTGGCAGCCGATATCCTCGGTGACACGCCAGGCGCCAGGGAAGACTTCGACGATGCCGAGCGCGGCGTGCTGCAGCGGGCGCTGGCGCGCGCCGGCGGCAACGTCTCGGCGGCCGCGCAAAGCCTCGGCATCTCGCGCGCGACGCTGCATCGTAAGCTCGCCCGCTTCGCCATCCGCCGCCCGCATTGA
- a CDS encoding adenylate kinase, translated as MRLILLGPPGAGKGTQAQRLVEKHGIPQLSTGDMLRAAVQAGTEVGKRAKAVMDAGELVSDAIVNAIVAERIDQPDCAKGFILDGYPRTLVQADAVEAMLSERNIALDSVIELVVDDKALVGRVVKRAEDAKAAGQPVRKDDNPAVFEERLREYYKKTAPLTGYYYAKGRLKTVDGMASIDAVTAEIERVLAATAK; from the coding sequence ATGAGGCTGATATTGCTTGGGCCGCCAGGGGCGGGCAAGGGGACACAAGCACAGAGACTGGTAGAGAAACACGGCATACCCCAGCTTTCGACGGGTGACATGCTGCGTGCCGCCGTCCAGGCCGGAACCGAGGTCGGCAAGCGGGCCAAGGCGGTAATGGATGCCGGCGAACTGGTGTCGGACGCGATCGTCAACGCGATCGTCGCCGAGCGGATCGACCAGCCCGATTGCGCCAAAGGCTTCATCCTCGACGGATATCCGCGCACGCTGGTGCAGGCCGACGCCGTGGAAGCCATGCTTTCGGAACGCAACATCGCGCTGGACAGCGTCATCGAGCTCGTCGTCGACGACAAGGCGCTGGTCGGGCGCGTCGTCAAGCGAGCCGAGGATGCCAAGGCCGCGGGCCAGCCGGTGCGCAAGGACGATAACCCGGCTGTGTTCGAGGAGCGCCTGCGCGAATATTACAAGAAGACGGCGCCGCTGACCGGTTACTATTATGCCAAAGGCAGGCTGAAGACCGTCGACGGCATGGCCAGCATCGACGCCGTGACCGCGGAGATCGAGCGCGTGCTCGCGGCGACGGCGAAGTAG